The Camelus dromedarius isolate mCamDro1 chromosome 19, mCamDro1.pat, whole genome shotgun sequence genome segment AGAGAAACAGCCCAGAGAGGCCAAAAGGGGGGTTCAGCTGGTGAGTGAGGCAGGTGGTCGGAAGGCTTCCTACCAAACATGGGCAGGCAGAGCGGGCAAAAGGAGAGCTAGGCTGAGAACCCCACATGCCACAGCAAACTCTTGTGACCCACGGGAAACCCCTTCCCTGCCGCCATCTCTGCTCTCCCATCACCTCCAGGTTCACAGCGAGAGCTGGGGCCTCTAAACTCCAGGACAGACccagataaacaataagaaatGTCAGCTAAATGAATGGACAGCTTGGAATTTGATTTAACAAACCAAGAACTCTAATATCAGGTGGCCACTAAGGGGTGAGGAACACTGTGGAAGTTACTGGCTGGTGTCGGCCAGCTCTAAGGCCCCAAGAGCAAGAAGGGCCAATCACGTGAACGCTAACTCGGGCAGAAGTGTAATGTCTCGAACAAGGATGGCATTGGGCTGAAGGAAGGTGAGGGTCAGGCCTGGTCAGTTCTGTGTCAaacacagagcacagagcacagagcacagagggcTGGACAGAGGGGAGGATACCTTTCTCGTTATGCAGGAAGGACCATGTTCAGGTGAAAATACCTGCTGTTTACTGTGCACTTATACGGGCTCACTGCCACAGCTCCTGCTGGGAAGACATCCTCTTATTTGCTCCTCACAACAATTTCATGGTGGAGGGACTGTTCTTAACCCTgtgtcacagaggaggaaactgaagcatgaaGAGGTCAGGTTGTTAGTAAGTGATGATGCCAAGTTTCAAAGTTCAGCTCCCTTGGCAGAGAGGCTAGACTTAGTCATGTGTGGGTCCGTGAGCAGAATGAGGACCTAACAAGGGACAGTATTAGGGACATCATAAAAGACTTGAGTGGAGGGAGCACTTGTGAGATAGTGAGCTCCCCATCCAGGACATGTGTGAGCAGAAACCTGAGAAGCTTCTCCAGGAATCCTGTCAAAAGGATCCCTAGGTGGGCCCCAGCTCAGTTGATCTATGAGATTCCATCCTGGACTCTGTGATTCCGTAAACACAGAGCCCTGGGGGGCCCACACAGCCCCTTTCACCCTTGCCTCAGCCTTCCATAGCCTTCTGGAGTTCCAGGGGGGACCCTAATTATAAAACCCCCTCTACCTGTGTGTATGACTCCCCTTGAAGGGAGGTTCTGGCCCAACCTGACACCTCCTGGGAGGCAGAGGTGCCTGGAGGAGAGGGCGGCGGGGGCAGGCGAGGTCAGGCCTCCCCCTGCACACCCACCCATGGGAGGGGAGCCATTCCAAGGCACCCAAAGAGCAGAGGGACAGGGTTGGTGGGTGGGCATCGGGCAGACCCCAGGGGAAAGCAGGTTCACCTTGTCATTAACCAGGCAAGGCCCCGGCTTGGAATTCAGAAGGATTCCTGAGGGGGAACACTGGAATGCAGCCCCTGCTGACACCCGGCCCACTTCTACATGGAGCAGCACCCAACATGTTATCCCCGAGGCCCACCCGAGGGAACAAAGCCCCTTGGGGCCAGGTTGGGAGCTGTGACTCAGAAAGACACACGACTGGCAGGCAGCCCCAGCTCAAGCCACTAATTAACTTCATGGCCTGAGGCAAGTCCCTTCACCTCTTggcctgcttcctcctctgcacTGTGGTGATAACAATCCCACCCAGTGAGCCGAGAGAGATAAATGGTCCATCAGGCCCTGTGGAAAGCCGCCTGTGTTTATACCCTTGCAAagtgatattattattattacccagGGGTGGGCTTGGGAGGGCCCCTCCTAGTCTGACCTGAAATGTCACTCCTGGACAGGATGCTGGCTCCTGTCCTTTCCTGAGGGCAgcccagggggtgggaagggcctGTTTCTAAAGAAGAGAACTGAGCACTCAGCAAACATTCACCCCATAGGTGATGATTGTTGGATGATGATGGCGCTGGAAACGGATTCCATCTGCACACCACACCCCGACATTGGCAGGGCAGGCTCAAACACAGGAGCCATGGTCACCCCCTTGGGCATCACTCTTGCCCACCCCTTCCCGCCAGGAAAGCCATCCACTcacaccccaccctccccaacgGAGGAAAATTCCTGCAGTTGACCTCATGGGTTAGAGGCAATgacctggggaggggacagggaaggtTGGCGGCCACACTGGGTTGGGAGCCAATTCCTGGGACATATCCTGGACCCCCACCCAGTGCCCCACAAATATGCAGCCTGAAGGATTACAACTTGCTCTGGGGGAACCCCCCAGGTCTGACCAGGCTCTGGCGACCCCTGAGAGTAAGGCTgaactgctccttttttttttcaaattgaaatatagttaatttacaatattgtgttagcttcaaGTGTACAGCCAAATGACTTggttatgtacatacatatattctttttttggttgtttttttccattataggttattgtaagatactgaatacatgAACTGCTCCTTCGAGTTGTTCAGCAGAGGAGCAGCAATAAGCCTGAGGTTAGTGTTGGGGGCGGAAGAGTTGTGACtacctgtttgttttttgttttttcctggagAACAATTGGATTAAGACAACTTGCCCAGGTCTGCCTACTTCCAAAGTGGTCTCATCATATCCTTGGCTACTTCTCACAACTAGCTCTGCGTTTTCCAAGTGCAAAGGCTGAATGAGGCCCATTTGGGGTAACCAAATGCTCAAGAGAGCCCAGATAATAGCCGAGTAAGCTATTGGTCTCCTGACTCAAGCCAAGTTCCTGGTTTCCCCACATCAGGGTCCACGAGTAAGCGGGAAGTCACTAGCACGGCCAGGGTCCCTGGGCCTGTTCCTGGCATGGCCATGCCTGCCTATCTTGGTGATCCTGTTTGGAGAACCCACTGCTCCTAACTGTGGAGGCCAAACGGAAGAATAGGGGGAGTTTGGGAGGACACGGAGAAAGCAGAAGCAGGCTGCCTGGGTGAGCAGCAGAGAGAGGACAGCACTTCCCCGCAGCGTGGGGAGACATGCATAAATCTAGCCTGCTGCGGGTGATCGCTCAGTTCCAGGGATCAAAAGGAGGTAAAGGAGAGAAGGGTTTGGTGCCAGCTGCATGCTGAGCCCCAGGTTGAAGGGCCTCTCACATCCTATGTGGCCAGTCCTCCTTGTCCGTTTCCCTGAGAGTGACACCTAAGGTTGAGGGGTCTGGAAGCTGGTTGGTCCAATCCCCACCCAGGGTAGAGGGTATACACTGAACTCAGGCCCAGACAGCGGTGTTCTGGacaccaggagggcagggagtcaGGTGTAATATTCCTTGGTGAAGACAGTTCTGCTTATTCCACAGGGCAGGGAGATGGGGCACAAACAACGACCAGAGCCAAGAAGGCTTGTCCCTAAGTCTCAAACAAGCACTGGTCCCACTCCTCACCAGCACCCTGAGTGTCTCATCACAGACTGGAGTTCCTTGAGATGAACTATTCAGCGGTTTGAGATAGACATGGAGTCTCGGAGGCAGGAAGGCTGGTaagagaaaagaggaacaaagcagCCTCAGAACTGGGAAAGGGAGCTTCTACAAACACAGCCCTGGGTGGGTGGCACTCGACTCTGTGCAGAGCAGACCCCTGGCTTTCAGCAGGTGCAGATGTGGTGGCTCTGGTAGGACCCCAGCCCTGCGATAAGGCAGAGACGCCCCAAAGAGTCTACTCCCAGGGAGCACTTCTCTGGAAAAGTCAGTTTGTAAGCCAGATTATTTAGTCACATATTACaccattttccccttttttttttttttttttttttgctgtttctgAACATTTAGTTTTGAGCTAGCCATGCTGGCTGAGCTGAAGGAGGATCCAGGGTCCACCTTTGGGCCAAGGGGTTTAAGGAGAGTGGTACTCATGGGACCCACCTGGTGGCAGAAGGGAGGATCAGTGAGGGGTTCCAGAGAAGGTGAATCTGGTGTAACCTCCACCCCCCAAAATCCCCCCACCCATGGCCAACCTCAGAGGGTCAGGGTTTTATCTCAAGAGGGCCATTTTCCTTACAGATCTCCTTTCTGCATCTAGGACTCTAGCTGTCCTGTCACTTTACTTTGACAAGCAACTATCCCTGGTAACGTTCAGTTCTGGGCCAGGGCTTcttggagaggaaaaagaaatggtagTGACTTGTCACAAACACTACAATCACACCACACTTCCCAGAACAAAGCCCCACCTCTGTCAGATCTCCCCTAATCCCAGCTCAGCACCATGCCAGAAAAGACTCCCTAAGAATGTGACATCATCCACCAagctggaatttaaaaataattatattaataataaatatgttaaattacatttaaaacaataaatagaaaaataaactgataaataaaatcaacaggtacaaaatgtttccaaatttcaACCAAAAAAACCACACAGACAACAGACGAGACAAATGGGCGTGACGGGAGGGGGCGAAATGCAATCACGGGACCCTTCACAGTTTATATCGTGGCTCCCTTCTCGCCTCTTTATCTGTCCCCAGCTCGGACACCAGGAGACTCAGTGGTTGATATATATATCTTTGGGGACTCTGGCCAGAGCGGGGAAGCATCTGGTCCCACCTCCAGGCCCTTCTGCGAAGCAACCCTGAGCCCTGGGCATGTTGGTTTCGGCAGGAgcggaggcagaggctgggcagggcGAGGCGGAAGGAAGTCCCTACAGAGGCAGGTCGGTGCTGTTGTGCCGGGTTTTCCTGGCGGTGCCGTCATCCCGGGGCAGAGCCCTCTGCAGGTTGGACATGGCCACGGTCTTTTTGAGGTCAATCACGGCGTAGGAGTCTGAGCTGCgggcagggtgggtggtgggCACAGGGGCTCGGGGGACTGAGGGGTTCTGGGACCCCTTGGGGCGGTCTCCACCCCAGCCCTTCAGCTCCACCTGGATGTAGTTGAGCTGCCTCGGGGGCTCAGGGCCAGGCCGGCGGAAATCAAAGTTGAAGACCCTCGGGGAGCCTCGGCGGCGGGTCAGCGGCACAGGGAAGCTGCCGTGGCTGTGGAGGGCAGCCCGGGTGCTGGTGGGCTTCTGCAGTGGGGTCTCGTCCTCCTCGCCTTCGGGGAAGCCATTGGACGAGGGGGTGAGCCCGTCCCGTGAGTCTCCATCATCCCCGGCCTCCTCCCCCAGCGGCTGGGCCTGGTTCTCCCACACGGGCGGCAGCGAGGGCAGGTTCTCGTAGTGCAGCAGGGCGGCCCGGCGGTGAGTGAGGCCATTCCAGCCCGGGTCCTCCGGGCTCAGTCTCCAGCCAGCCCCGGGCCGCAGCCCCCCACTGACGTTCTCGTAGGTGCACTTGGGCTGGGCCGGGCACTCGGACGGGCCCTCGTTGTTATTGTTGTGCTGGGGGGCGTCATGCAGGCTGGGGCAGAGGCCTTGGCACTTCACTGTGTGCCACCgagctggggtggggcccaaCACGAACTTCACCTGGCCCGGCTGCAGGAATACCTGTGGGTCCCGTTGGTCGGGACCCCGGGCCTGCGGGGCGAGGGGCGCCCGGCCCTCAGGCAGGTGCTGCAGGCACTGCCGGCTCCTGCGGTGCTCATCCTCGCTGGCCGGTGTGTTGACGTAGGTGTGGGACTGCGGGGAAGAGTCCGAGGGCAGAAGGGTCCGAGGGCAGGGAGGAATGGAGGGGACAGGATGAGAGAAGAGAAGTACAGGAAAAAGAGCTGGCGTTTCCCCCCCTTCTTTGTCCCCCAAACCTTCCAGGGAAGCTGCCCCCCTTTCCTGGGACATGAAGGGACTCTATCATCTTCTTCCCTCCCATGATCCTCGCTGGGAGGAGATGCAGTATTTCCTGATCCCCGCTCCCCACCCAGACCACGGGAAGATGCGGGGTAGCCACTCACTCACTTGCTCGTCTGGGGCAATGAGGGCATGGGTGGACTCTTCCCCAAGCGAGGGGTGTCGCAGGCTGCTTGTCGAGGGGCGCCGGGGCGCTGAGAATCGTGGGCCCTCCCCCGGGCAGCCAGGGAAGCCATTGGAGAAGCTGGAGACGGTGTAGCCTAGAGCTGGGCACACAGGCGATGAGGGGGCCTTAAACCACCTGGCAACCACCTGCTACCGTGTGTGTGGCATCCTGGGACTCTGCCAAGTTGGGGAGAGACACTCCCAAGGCCCCCATGGGGGTCAGCCCAGCTGAACTGACCATCCCCCATTATCTTCACCTTGTATCTGTTCTTCAAACCCTGCCCTTTCCCTCAAAGCTCAGCATGAACCCCACTTCCCCATCATAACCTTATCTGAAGCACGTCAGGCACACCGTGTTGGCACTGCACCATCCCTTCACCTCACTCCAGCTCTGCCAGTGAGCTCCAGGGAAGCTCCTCCAAGTCAAGgactttgtttctatttcttctgcCCACAAGCCAGCCGATGGCGTGCAGGACACAGAGCAAGGGTTCAGTGTGGGTTCAGTGAACAAACGAGCAGAAATTGTGGGAACCTCTCCAGAACACGGTCACAGGCAGAGATGCCTGCACCAGCCATCAGGAAAGGTATCTGGGTATGACCCAGtagacagaaggaagaaagcGAAACAGCTCCAGACTGCTGTTTCCATGGAAACCCAATGTCTTCCTGTCTGCTCCCCGACCATCCGTCAATACAAGGCCCTGGACTCTCCAGCCTCAGCTTGAGTTACCTGATTGGCCAAGGCCAGGACTTATCCAACCGCAGGAGTTGTCTGATGATGGACGACGGTCCTGGAAGCCTGGCTCACCCAGCCATCCCCCGACCTGCCTGCCTGACTCATGCCCCAAGACTGGTGCTTCCTGGGCCTGtgcttgtgcatgtgtgtgcatgagtaTAAGGGTGCCGAGGAGGGGAGTCTCCTCACCGTTGGGAGGCTGGGGGGCCCGAGGGAGGTCGAGCTCAGCAGGGTGGCTGTTGCGGGTGATGATGACCGGCTCTTCCATCACATTGATGCTGTTGCATTGCATCAGATCCTGGAGGAGGTTGAAGATCTCCTCGGCCCGGGAGCACTTGAATGCAAATATCcctgaaggagaggaagaaatgaggcTCCCATGATCCTGTGTCCTATAGAGAAGGACCAGAGAGGCTGAACAGGAACACGAAGCTCAGGAAATGTCCCTGAACTCCAGTCCCAGGCCTGCAGGGGGCGACAGAGGCCCTCATCCTGAGCACTCTCCCCAGCAGCCTCCAAAATCCAAGAGCTAAGGGAGGAGCTGGTCCaggcctctgcccctgcctccaaTACACACTATTCATCACTATCGTCTTAAGGTCCAGTCAGATGGGTGATGACTCCACCTCACATgctgtccccctcctcctctcactgCCACCCCTTGCTCCCCAGAAAACTGAGCTCCGCCAGGGCACCAGCCCTCAGCTCTACGCCCATCAGCCTCTAAGCTTGCTCACTGCTGTTCACTAGATACTTAGCCCAGCATCTGGCCAGAGAGCAACCATCTACTGTGTATAGGCTCCTGACCTCAAGGAGCTTGAACTCTGgtgcagaaaggaagaaagtgtGGGCCGACTTGCTAGAGGACAAATGCGGCTCCTCCACGCAGCCAGCCTCACAGCTTCTCAAACTCCAAGGCAGCAACTCATAGTCCCGGGACAGCAGGACTGGGCTGAGCACTCAGGACTCAGGGGATCCAAAGATGCCCTTTGGGTCCGGCCTGGAATGCTGCACCCCTCTGTAACAGTGGGGCCCAGGACTCGGGGGAGACTACTTgggatatgtatgtgtgtatatatctaaaCAAGACAAATAAACTAGGCTGAGCTATAAGGTCTTCAGAATGGGATGGGAAGGAtaaaagggaggggaagagaaaggactGTTCTTTCCTCATTCTATTCTAACTCATACCAAGACATGCCAAGAGCTTAGAAAAGGCTGGGAAAGCCTGGAGTTTTAGGAGAACTCTGTACTGGGGCCTAGGGAGCTCCCTGGGATCCCCAGTGTGGATTAAACACCACTGGGAGCACGGAaggcccttcctcccctctctctgctcagccAGTGTTAACTGCCACTCCCTCATGAGTTCCAAGGGTTAGATGCACAGCGGGGAAGGCTCCCCCAGCCAACACAACCCCAGAGATGCACTGTTGTGTCCACGGCCTCATCAGAGAAGTGCTCTCATTACATCACTGCAGTCACAAGCCCACACTGCAGTGAACACAATCCCGTGCGGGACTTCTTCCACAGAGCTTAGGTCTGGGACCTCAAAGATAAGCCCAGACCATGCCGCCCCCTCAAAGAGCCATGGCTGGCTCCAGCCTTGACTTTATGGAACAACCCACCCCTCCCTGACCTCTGGCTGCAGGGAGAAAGGGGGGGAAAGGCAGAGCACATCACAGTCCACTGCCCACAGGTGATAGGAGATGAAGATTAACCTCATGAGGGTTACTGTGTGCACCAGGACCCCAGAACCTGGTCTTCCCAAATCTATCATTCCCATGCCACACATCCCAAAGGCAGCCAGAGCCCTGCCTGGCCTTTCACTACACACACAGTCCAGGGTACATGGCTTAGGGGCTCAGAAGAAAGTTTGTGCCTACTTAGGGGGCAACCAGGGCCCTTGAAAGTAGAAtaacagagggaggaaggaggaatctCTAGTCTTCCCAGGCAGACTCTGGCCTGGGAGCACTGGCTCCTTCCCACAGGCTGTGCAACTAGCATCTTGACAAAGCTGACTCAGGCTGGGGCTGCAGTGACTGAAGAGAAACAGCACAGTCCTAGGAGTCCACTTAGTTCCGTGTGCTCTTGGCCATgacccttcccttctctgggcaaCACCAGCCACGTCAACAGACTTCCAGTCCCAGTACCTGTCCCGGGTGCACAAGTCCCCATCACAGCACGGGGCAGGAGCTGGTACGCACCCTGGCCTGTCTGACACCGGCGGCCACTCTCGAAAGAGAAGAGGTTGGAGTCGTAGCCGTAGCGCCGCAGGCAGAGGTAAGGCCAGCGGACAGCCTCGCGCCGGTGCAAGTGCAGCACCAGCTCGCTCTGTGTCAGCTCCATCACTCCGGAGCCCAGCTCCACCCCCTCGTCATCCACATTCGTCacctggggggtggggtaggggacaGAAGGGTCAATGAGTGAGTCCAACAAGTGCGTGTCTGGGTCTGTGAGCCCCTGGGAATGCCACAAGGTTACTGGGACACGGATGAAGCAGTGCCGCTGACCCACAACAAGTTCTCTGGGCCAAACCTGGGAAAGTCTAGCCCAAGGCAGAACAAATATCTAGGCCTCCACCAATTGCAGGCCCTCACTGTGGGCTCCCTCTTCTGGTGAGCAGGAGAAACCTGGGCCTCAAGATGCCGACTGAGGAGGGGGCGCCCCCTACAGGGAGGTGGAAGGGCCGGGGGAGAGGGTGCGCAGGTCCATCCTGCTTGGCCTTAGCTTCCCAAAGCAAACAGCAAACACTAATATAGTGCTTGCCATGTGTTAAGCACTGTTTTAAATACTTGACATATATTAATTCACAAACACAGACTTTTGTTTTCTCCAAAAAGGCTATAAAGTTACAAAGACACACTGACAGGAGTGAACATCCTAAAAGCAGTTTTTGCTACACTAGTACAGCATGTCTTCAGTCTTGGTTAACATCGGGATCCACAAAAATGGCAGTGGCCTGGGCCTCTTTTCCTCAGGCCTCCTCTGAGGTCCTGAGCTTGAGAAGTCTTAGTGAGCCCACAACCTCAGCCCGTCACTTCACCTTCTCTAGGGAGGTGGAGACAACTCAGCAGCTCTGGCCGAGCCCAGGAGGCCATGCTGGGAACAAAGAAGAGGAGGTGACTATGGGTACCTTGAACTTGGTGGGGTGGTTGTCTGGGACACTGTCTCTGTTCAGGCAGCTGCAGCAGCTCCCCATGGTGTCAGAGCAGCCGGCCCACCCTAGAGAAAAACACAAGGGACGGAAGGTCATCGAGGTCAGGCCTAAAAAGCCCTGCTCTGGGGAACTCGGGCAGAACCACCTCGCTGTGATCACCTACTCTGTCTAAGACTCACAGTCCCTCCTTTAAGGAATTCACGCTCTCAATCCAGGGCCAGACACACACGGGATAAACATTAATTCAAGTTAGGACATGTTAAGGATTAATGCTGACCCGGAGTGGGGGGGATGAATGGGAGGGAAATGGAGAGAGCTTTTCAGAGGCATTTTATCTGGACCTTGAAGTATGTAGGATCCAGCCTGAGGTAATGAtagggaagggcagcctgagcagCAGGAAAAGCCAGGATAAAAGTAGGGATGCAGAAGTGATTTGCATCAGAAGTTGGGTGCCAGCTGGGGGCCCTCATCCAGATTCAGCAAAGAAACTGGAAGTTGGGCGTCCCAGACACTTTGGCCTGGACCTCTCTCCTCGCTCCTCCTTTTCCACCTCACTCTTCCCACATCATCTAaatcctctcttttccttcctcaccACCATTCCAACATCCACCTCAAATTTATCTTTTTGATGTTCTCTTCAAATGAGATGTTACATTATGGTCAAAAGATACATTCAGAAGATTGAACGTTTAAACACAGCACTATTTTTATCATCTTGAGAAGgtatttcttccattaaaaaaaaatgctgggggagggtatagctcagtggtagagtgcaagcttaacatgcataaggtcctgggttcaattcccagtaactctgttttaaaaaataaacaaacctaaaattaccctcccccattaaaaaaacaaatttaaaaaaaaaagaaacaaaaaaattaaaaaaaaagaaacaaacagataaCCCCACTGAGTTTTCTCCCTTTTGTCTAAAGGGGAGACCAGAAGCTTTAATATCTGGCTTTTCCTTCTTAGATTATGGCACCTGGGTTAGATGTCAGAAGAGTCGGGCCTGTGCCTAGGACAGAGAGCATACCACTAGGCTACAGTGACCTAAGGGAGCAAGCAAGCGCATGGACCAATCCAGACCAGAAGTGACAGAGTTGCAATTTGCTGCAAGAAATGAATCGGTATGATTAGATGTCCTTCTCAAACTTCCACTGAATGTGTAAAGCTTGAACAATCCTGACCTGTACCTTCCATTCCTCCTAAACTGGGAAACTTCAGAAAAGTAGCTCCTATACACAGCTCTTACCTCACCCAGGCCATCGGGGAGCTGACCATGGGAGGGGCATGGGGAACGACCCCCACTTTATTCCCGCCGTTCTTGGTGGGGCATCATGGCAAGCAGTCTGCAGAGAAGTCACCTGGATCTCCCTGGGACACACCTGGGGCTCACCTAGCATAGAAGACAGAGACCACAGGTTAGTGGAAACCTTCCATCCTCACCCCTGACTGCTAATGAAATTGACTTGCTGTCAGTCCATCCCACCTGGATATCTGTTCCAGGTCCTAGTAATATAGAAACACCAATGAAGAAAGTCAGATCAAGGGCAAAGAGAACACAAATTCCACGACCACAGACTGAGGAGAGACTCCCCTAGCATCAGTGAGTTTGAAGTCTGAGGCAGCCCACGACATTTTAGGTCACCTCTAGCCCCCATCTGAATCCTGTTACAACTAATACTAAGATCGCCACCTTACCTTTGCAGAGAACTTGAATTCTACAGAGAGCTTTCTCAAAAAGACATTGTGATGTATTGGAAAGGGTGCTAGCTTAAAATTCAGGAAACCATTATTCTAGTCTTTTTTGTTGCTACTAAGTATGGGAGAGTCTCATACCACCACCTCCAACTCTCATCCCAAGGCCTTAGTTTTGAAGGGAAATAACCTCTAGAAGTAAATATGTAGAACATCACTAAAACCAACATTTTCCTCTTCGAGGACAACCTCCTTCAATCTCACATTTGGAAGCTTGATAGATACTCTGTTCTCCAAGCTCTGAAAGGCCTAAAATTTAACATAAATGCTAACAATCAACCAAAATTTCAGTAATGTGAGTCCTAGATGGAGAAGTTGATAACCTAGGACCCTGCAGATTCTTGAAATCCCATGCTCCTGCTCTGGTAAAACAATGTCATCTCCCAGGGCCCTTTGTGCTCTGCATCCTTGGACAACTTCCCAGGTAAAAGGACCTCCACCCTCTTGATCTGGTTTACTCTCTGGAAGGGGGCACCAAGCTAAGGAAGGTGTGCAGAGCCTAAAGACAGGCAGCTAGGTAAATACTGGGGCTTGAGCCACCAACAGGGAGTCTGGGGGTGAAACCAAGAACTAAAGGGTGCAAGATGGGGGAGGGTATTCCACCTTTTCCTGTCCCCTTCACTTCTCTCTAAGATACCAGGATATACCATGACAGCCCAATGAGGGAGGTTACATCGGGTGGGACAGAGGAGGGGGCTCTGGTCTGAGATAGGTGTGGACTGGGGGTGGAAGTTTGAGGTTTTGGGGGCTAAAAATGTATGAGAGAGACCCGGGCAAATTTTTTGGATTTGAGCATGGTGCAAGAATAGGGGGTATGAAGACTCAGGAATTTCAGGGCGGTG includes the following:
- the FRS3 gene encoding fibroblast growth factor receptor substrate 3 isoform X2, whose translation is MGSCCSCLNRDSVPDNHPTKFKVTNVDDEGVELGSGVMELTQSELVLHLHRREAVRWPYLCLRRYGYDSNLFSFESGRRCQTGQGIFAFKCSRAEEIFNLLQDLMQCNSINVMEEPVIITRNSHPAELDLPRAPQPPNALGYTVSSFSNGFPGCPGEGPRFSAPRRPSTSSLRHPSLGEESTHALIAPDEQSHTYVNTPASEDEHRRSRQCLQHLPEGRAPLAPQARGPDQRDPQVFLQPGQVKFVLGPTPARWHTVKCQGLCPSLHDAPQHNNNNEGPSECPAQPKCTYENVSGGLRPGAGWRLSPEDPGWNGLTHRRAALLHYENLPSLPPVWENQAQPLGEEAGDDGDSRDGLTPSSNGFPEGEEDETPLQKPTSTRAALHSHGSFPVPLTRRRGSPRVFNFDFRRPGPEPPRQLNYIQVELKGWGGDRPKGSQNPSVPRAPVPTTHPARSSDSYAVIDLKKTVAMSNLQRALPRDDGTARKTRHNSTDLPL
- the FRS3 gene encoding fibroblast growth factor receptor substrate 3 isoform X1 translates to MGSCCSCLNRDSVPDNHPTKFKVTNVDDEGVELGSGVMELTQSELVLHLHRREAVRWPYLCLRRYGYDSNLFSFESGRRCQTGQGAYQLLPRAVMGTCAPGTGIFAFKCSRAEEIFNLLQDLMQCNSINVMEEPVIITRNSHPAELDLPRAPQPPNALGYTVSSFSNGFPGCPGEGPRFSAPRRPSTSSLRHPSLGEESTHALIAPDEQSHTYVNTPASEDEHRRSRQCLQHLPEGRAPLAPQARGPDQRDPQVFLQPGQVKFVLGPTPARWHTVKCQGLCPSLHDAPQHNNNNEGPSECPAQPKCTYENVSGGLRPGAGWRLSPEDPGWNGLTHRRAALLHYENLPSLPPVWENQAQPLGEEAGDDGDSRDGLTPSSNGFPEGEEDETPLQKPTSTRAALHSHGSFPVPLTRRRGSPRVFNFDFRRPGPEPPRQLNYIQVELKGWGGDRPKGSQNPSVPRAPVPTTHPARSSDSYAVIDLKKTVAMSNLQRALPRDDGTARKTRHNSTDLPL